The Xiphias gladius isolate SHS-SW01 ecotype Sanya breed wild chromosome 4, ASM1685928v1, whole genome shotgun sequence genome includes a window with the following:
- the LOC120789268 gene encoding uncharacterized protein LOC120789268 has product MRAPTQKCQADSDLLTAEIEHGQEWGLVSDSGRQNYKDQRGGYSGSKGSHASPQQSQRRSQVMGSPKIRPRANSGADRDGGRKPAPQHSEPKMDYRVLSNSPGAQRIQRGGLTGQELPGCGRVRDEGLIELLDMLDIQHDYSSSPRTGHTIYRQEPQQVNQAELSPVKPKRSFSRPARPANQRPPSRWASCTPTARITVPSGPMYRPPSPLTRPPSPMIRAQSPALKHRPLISYSLQTETVIM; this is encoded by the exons ATGCGTGCGCCTACTCAGAAATGCCAGGCAGACTCTGACTTGCTGACAGCAGAGATAGAGCACGGCCAAGAATGGGGGTTAGTATCAGACTCTGGTAGACAGAATTACAAGGATCAGAGAGGAGGCTACAGCGGTTCTAAAGGGTCTCATGCCAGTCCACAGCAGTCCCAGAGGAGATCACAGGTGATGGGGAGCCCAAAGATTAGACCCAGGGCGAACAGTGGggcagacagagatggaggaaggaaGCCTGCACCCCAACATTCGGAGCCCAAAATGGACTACAGGGTGTTAAGTAATTCTCCTGGAGCTCAGAGGATTCAGAGGGGTGGGTTAACAGGACAGGAGTTGCCAGGTTGTGGCCGAGTGAGGGATGAAGGACTTATTGAGCTGCTGGACATGCTGGACATCCAACACGATTACAGCTCCAGTCCCAGAACAGGACACACAATTTACAGACAGGAGCCACAGCAG GTAAACCAAGCTGAGTTGTCCCCAGTTAAACCTAAGAGGAGCTTCTCTCGTCCCGCGCGACCAGCCAACCAGCGACCTCCCTCCAGATGGGCCAGCTGCACCCCGACTGCCAGGATCACCGTCCCATCAGGCCCAATGTACCGTCCCCCAAGCCCTCTTACTCGCCCCCCAAGCCCCATGATCAGAGCCCAAAGTCCAGCCCTGAAGCACCGGCCTCTCATCTCCTACTCTCTTCAGACTGAGACTGTCATAATGTGA
- the LOC120789229 gene encoding protein SOGA3-like: MERLLEENEDLKCEIEEMRTEMDEMRDTFYEEDTCQLQEMRRELERANKNCRILQYRLRKAERKRLRYAQTGEIDEELLRSLEQDLKVAKDVSVRLHHELEKVEEKRTKTEEENEKLRQKLIEVEVTKQALQNELDKTKESQKRRGSKDIQKTDKKAAQTPTEEDNEDLKCQLAFIKEEAVLMRKKTAKIDKEKDRLEQELQKYRSFYGELDSTHPKGEAGGPPTTRESELKLRLRLVEEEANILGRKIVELEVENRGLRAELDDLRGEGEGAGSSGCGGMGGPGTGRGLGDDLTELRQQLQLVEDEAELLRRNLADAEEQNKRVTAELNKLRFKAGTHEGGARHGGGGVTGGAGIDGAKAEALQEELKAARLQINDLSGKVMQLQYENRVLLSNMQRYDLASHLSLRPSPRDSDAESDAGGATSGRRESDEDSTSSRLVPPHRKREGPVGGESDSDEVRNNNGNSRCLTPTRSLYTPTGPEGCSLRDRQQMIDIRVEAERLVRTIDRLIADTATIISEAMVYVSNGDLMLGRGGEDGGEDDGSRIREHELLYRINAQMKAFRKELQAFIDRLEVPRLEDRESEEPLSVRERMFQPIILLILILVLFSSLSYATIFKLVFLFTLFFVL; encoded by the exons ATGGAGAGACTGCTGGAGGAAAATGAGGATCTCAAG TGTGAGATTGAAGAGATGAGGACCGAGATGGACGAGATGAGAGACACTTTCTATGAAGAAGACACTTGTCAGCTGCAGGAGATGAGGCGTGAGCTAGAGAGAGCCAATAAAAACTGCCGGATCCTGCAGTATCGTCTGCGGAAGGCTGAGAGGAAGAGACTGCGCTACGCCCAGACGGGAGAGATCGATGAGGAGCTGCTCAGGAGTCTGGAGCAGGACCTGAAG GTAGCGAAAGATGTGTCTGTGAGGCTGCACCATGAGCTGGAAAAAGTGGAGGAGAAAcgcacaaagacagaagaggagaatgaaaaactgagacaaaaactCATAGAGGTGGAGGTGACCAAACAAGCTCTGCAGAACGAATTAGACAAAACCAAAGAG TCtcagaagagaagaggaagcaaGGATATCCAGAAGACAGACAAGAAAGCAGCACAGACTCCTACTGAG GAGGACAATGAGGACCTTAAATGCCAGCTAGCATTTATAAAAGAGGAGGCCGTGCTTATGAGAAAGAAGACGGCCAAGATTGACAAAGAGAAGGACCGACTAGAGCAAGAGCTGCAGAAGTACCGCTCCTTCTATGGAGAACTGGACAGCACCCATCCTAAAGGAGAGGCTGGGGGGCCACCCACCACCCGCGAGTCAGAACTGAAGCTGCGGCTCCGCTTGGTGGAAGAGGAGGCCAACATCCTGGGGAGGAAGATAGTTGAGTTGGAG GTTGAAAACCGAGGCCTGAGGGCCGAGCTTGATGACCTCCgaggtgaaggagaaggagctggAAGCTCTGGGTGTGGAGGAATGGGTGGGCCGGGCACGGGGCGAGGACTCGGGGACGATCTGACGGAGCTCcgacagcagctgcagctggtaGAGGACGAGGCAGAGCTTCTTAGGAGGAACCTAGCTGATGCTGAAGAACAGAACAAGAGGGTGACCGCAGAGCTGAACAAGTTACGGTTCAAAGCCGGCACCCACGAGGGAGGTGCTAggcatggaggaggaggagtcacAGGAGGTGCAGGGATTGATGGAGCAAAGGCAGAGGCCctgcaggaggagctgaaggCAGCAAGGCTACAGATTAATGACCTAAGTGGAAAG GTAATGCAGCTGCAGTACGAGAACCGTGTGCTCCTCTCCAACATGCAGCGTTATGACCTGGCCTCCCATCTCTCCCTGCGGCCCAGCCCACGGGACAGCGATGCAGAGAGCGATGCCGGTGGTGCGACAAGTGGCCGTCGCGAGAGCGACGAAGACTCCACCTCTTCCCGCCTCGTCCCACCTCACCGCAAACGCGAGGGCCCTGTCGGCGGGGAAAGTGACTCAGACGAGGTCAGAAACAATAATGGCAACAGCCGCTGCCTGACGCCCACACGGAGCCTCTACACCCCCACCGGACCCGAGGGC TGCAGCCTGCGCGACAGGCAACAAATGATTGACATCCGTGTGGAAGCGGAGAGGCTTGTTCGGACCATCGACCGGCTCATCGCTGACACGGCCACCATCATCTCAGAGGCCATGGTCTATGTTTCCAATGGCGACCTGATGCttgggagaggaggggaggacgGTGGAGAGGATGATGGGAGCAGGATCAGGGAACATGAGCTGCTGTATCGAATTAACGCCCAGATGAAGGCCTTCAGAAAAGAGCTGCAGGCCTTTATAGACAGACTGGAAGTGCCGAGGCTGGAGGACAGAGAGTCAGAGGAGCCACTTTCGGTGAGAGAAAGA ATGTTCCAGCCCATCATTTTGCTCATCCTCATCCTCGTGTTGTTCTCATCCCTCTCTTATGCCACCATCTTTAAACTAGTCTTTCTTTTTACTCTCTTCTTTGTTCTGTGA